Genomic DNA from Sesamum indicum cultivar Zhongzhi No. 13 unplaced genomic scaffold, S_indicum_v1.0 scaffold00435, whole genome shotgun sequence:
AATGACATTTGAGTTACACGGGGTACAAATCTTAAAGAATGTACTTATTATTTCGTATAGGAGTGtctgtgtaattatatataaatccaagaGATgtatatgcaatttacccttttatttCGACAAACTTGTTCAAGtgaattaattcataaattttttgtataatatttgagGTTTTTTGGATTGAAGATTTTGAGTATTCATTTGTAGTTCTCTCATAGAGCTTTATATGATGGACAATTATGATgctcttaattaaattttgggctACTTCTCATGGAAACATTGCATTATCATCCTTGAAGTTTGTCACTGATGTGGATTTAGTTCTCTATGTTTCAATTCTAACACATTGAGTCCTTCAGAACCCGTTTACTTTGCGATATGAGTCATTTAAGTGATAGGATAACAAAAAGtcctatattaattatattatatttatttggattgTTTAGGTTGAATAGCTCAATCTACTGATTTATAGGTAGGTTGAGTTATTGTAccgaatgagaaaaaaattgaactccCATATTACAAAGTAAACACTTAAAAAGATGTATTGGGtgctagaaaaaatataattttttcattgcgattatttattataacggtgaagatatatcttTTCACATGCGTTAAAGCGTGAAGATGTTGAAAGTAacttgattataaaaaatatttattgaaatgcaataagtcaataagaggtttatacaaatttttcttctgatttttttgttaatatcgaaaaattcgataaatttcgATTAACGAAGGAATTTATTCGTCAGACAGAAGTAAAATTCAAGGGTATtaggtataatttttcaaactaaaaaatacatatatataattataccaaatctcaaatgaagagaatgtaattatcacaaataaaaatgaaatgaaaacaaaactaaACGGCCGAGCAGTCTTCCAATCATGAGTTTTCTCCTTGAAACACAAGAAGTAATTTGGGAGAAGCAACGAATGCAAACGCGCGCGGCCCAACCTAGGAAAATGTAaggatacatatatatgaaagttGCTGCTGCCGACACCTGCTGCCACCGCTTTGTTGAAAAGGTTGGATGAATGCCTGCTCTTGTCGCCGCGCCTGACACAAAAtctaaacatttttttttcattattatttttcaccacaaaagttatataaattcaaaaaatatcaagctttgattatgtttttatattattagtcatagttatatgtaaaaaatggCCACGTTGATAGGAAgagacaatattatttttctcaatactaatagaaatattcttaatgtaataataataataataataagtgaCAAGAGCTGATTAAAAAGAGGCGAGGACGAGCTTCAAAACCAAGAGGGGGTAGGGTGGATTTCATGGGGGCGTGTGGCAAAAACGGCAACCGAATTGATTGAAGGGGAAGGAGAAGGGGCAGAGGCGAccgaaaataataataataataataccttctttttaataattaaaaaatattatttgatatattttaaatggttAAAAGATCtataaacacacaaaaaatcaaagatgGAACTAGCTCACTCTCAATTAAGTGTTTGAGATGcgcctttctttaatttctgacAGAAAGGGAATTTTAcgaaaaatttatacaaacacGAACGGCTATTAAGCTATACCGTTTTAcgtaagaaattatttatatttttcttataattcaGAGGGTGAAAATGAAATTCACCCTCATAAAACAAGTACAGTATcctgttaaaattttatttatgaaatgaCAAGAAAGAGCGAAAGGTTCCCGTCACTTTCTAAAGCTcgacttttcaattttagtataGAATGCAAgaatttttaaagtataatCAGACAAATTTCTTATATCgaaatcattaaaataaattcagaacGACGAAAACTACCATTTATCTGGTAATAATTGTCCTTAGTTATAGATCACATGTAATTGTTCCCTTAATAATAGCACATCTTAGAGTTCAAAGACTTGTCTCTTTAAGTAACAAAAATCCATTCACTTGATCAAACTTTGCTCTTTGCCCATACAAATCACCACATAAGCTCTATCACACACAATTCTCCAACCTCCACACCtaatttcccttttattcCCTTTCAAATTTTCCCACTTTTGCAAGAAAACATCAACTTCTACACCTCTTGCAAGATTTTATGTTCTTGAATTATTTCCCTATaactagaaaaataatcaaaactaATTAAGTATATTGTGCTAAAAATCACAGTAGctagaaaatttatgaaaaatattttggctgtagttaaaattatttcagataCGAcaatagaaattcaaattttgcatTGTTTTGTTTGACAGCAGTGGCGGCGAATCGACGGCCGAAAAGTGCGATGTTCgtgctaaaaattcattatttacgattgataaaacttaaaattgtTTATGGGGAAATGTTCATCTCATCAAGGAGAATCGAACGGTATATTTGATGGCTGACAACTCGCTATAATAGTACcgaaattttaatgaaatttaaaatatagggaatgattcatatttttttctagtgtaatTTTGTGACTAAAAATAACATGGTCGAATATCTTTTccaagatttttatttttttttatcttcaattttcattaaaataataataaaaatcatcattattttaaaatgaatgaatttgttaatttatttttatccaaaaataacaGATTTATCAGATCTAACGTACTGCATTTAATACAtctaacaatataattttcactTATAAAAAGTTGTTTCCATAGATTGACTatacaaattataagaaaagcaatttcaattttaccctattttactaactttttttttttttgacatttttttaataaattccccTAAAACTTAAATATCAAACAAAAGCTATACATTTGCATCTCATCATGTTGGCCCACCCCCCACCACAAGCATTTACTAGATCTCAGATCCACCAAACCCTCCAAATCTCAACCCTCCATTCTTACCCCTTTTAACCTATTTATATCCCTCTCCTCACCTCTCTACCCTTGCCTTCTAGTTTGTGAACTCTACTCACCCGACGAGCTTGAGCTGCAAATCTAGATCTTTTACCCAAACATCCTTGATTTTCCCTATATTCGCCCAACCCATGGCGCTTCTCGTTGAGAAGACTACCTCCGGCCGCGAATACAAGGTCAAGGACATGTCCCAGGCGGATTTCGGCCGTCTCGAGATCGAGCTTGCTGAGGTCGAAATGCCGGGGCTGATGTCCTGCAGGACCGAGTTCGGGGCCTCCCAACCCTTCAAAGGCGCCAAGATCACTGGCAGCCTTCACATGACAATTCAAACCGCCGTCTTGATCGAAACTTTAACCGCCTTGGGCGCTGAAGTAAGATGGTGCTCTTGCAACATTTTCTCCACACAGGACCACGCCGCCGCTGCTATTGCTCGCGACAGTGCCGCCGTTTTCGCGTGGAAGGGTGAGACACTGCAGGAGTACTGGTGGTGCACTGAGCGGGCCCTCGACTGGGGTCCCGACGGTGGTCCCGATTTGATTGTGGACGACGGTGGTGATGCTACTTTGTTGATCCATGAGGGTGTGAAAGCTGAGGAGGAGTACGCCAAGTCCGGCAAGATGCCCGATCCCACTTCTACTGACAATGCTGAATTCCAGATTGTACTGACTATAATCAGAGATGGGTTGAAGGTTGACCCTAAGAAGTACACAAAGATGAAGGAAAGATTGGTTGGCGTTTCTGAGGAGACCACCACTGGTGTGAAGAGGTTGTACCAGATGCAGGCTAATGGCTCCCTGCTTTTCCCTGCAATTAATGTGAATGATTCTGTCACCAAGAGCAAGGTATAGTTACATTCTCGTTTGTTTGTTTGATAGATCCGATCTttgcatgtgatatttatgAGGGAGTATGTTGCTATAGGTAGAAAGTAGTTTTCTTTAATCTGATACTGCTTTATGTGTTATtggattttgctttttttcttttattgattCATAGGATTTAACTTTGATTTTGCCAAATCTTGAAGCTTTAGATCTCATATCAATCTTGATTAGATCTTAGTTGGTGTTAGATGTTTacttatatttgatataattggCACATTGCAATTGCTGCTATGAATCTGTTCTGTAGTCTATTTCGGCTTTATTGTTGTATTAGTTGTGGTTGTTGTGATGTCGttgctaattaattatctgATCAGATTATATACAAAGGAATTCAATATCAACCGAATATCATGGAATTGTTTGTAAAGTTTCAAGTTTTTCTGTTGTACTTCTCTTTTTTGATGCTGATAACCTTGTCATGTTGTGGTTTACCAGTTTGATAACTTGTATGGGTGCCGCCACTCTCTGCCCGATGGACTGATGAGGGCCACCGATGTGATGATTGCTGGAAAGGTCGGTGTTGTTTGCGGTTATGGTGATGTTGGGAAGGGTTGTGCTGCTGCCTTGAAACAAGCCGGTGCCCGTGTGATTGTGACTGAGATCGATCCCATCTGTGCCCTTCAAGCCCTCATGGAAGGCTACCAAGTCCTCACCCTCGAGGATGTCGTCTCCGAAGCTGATATCTTTGTCACCACCACTGGTAACAAGGACATTATCATGGTTGGCCAcatgaggaagatgaagaacaACGCCATCATCTGCAATATTGGTCACTTTGACAATGAAATCGATATGCAGGGTCTTGAGACCTACCCTGGTGTGAAGAGAATCACCATCAAGCCTCAAACCGACAGATGGGTGTTCCCAGACACAAAAACAGGCATCATTGTCTTGGCCGAGGGTCGTTTGATGAACTTGGGCTGTGCCACCGGCCACCCTAGTTTCGTCATGTCGTGCTCGTTCACCAACCAAGTTATTGCCCAACTTGAGCTCTGGAACGAGAGGAAGTCGGGCAAATATGAGAAGAAGGTCTATGTGTTGCCCAAGCACCTTGATGAGAAGGTTGCAGCCCTCCACCTGGGCAAACTTGGTGCAAGGCTCACCAAGCTCTCCAAGGACCAGGCCGACTACATTAGCGTCCCAATTGAGGGTCCTTACAAGCCTCCTCACTACAGGTACTAAGGGGAAAGCAACATAAAACtgggaaaagaaaacaatttaaCAGCACAAATGTTTCTTTTGAATCACCTAAAGTGTTGTTGAGGGGGTTCAGCAATTTGGGAGTTCATTGGATGATGACCAAGAATAAGTTGAAGAGGGGATTTGAGTAGTCATCACAgtgaatttcatttttatttctctgtTGTCATATTTGAGAGTATATGAAGAAAGTGTACTTGCTGCGCAAATGTATTGCTTTCGGCTTCATTGTATTCTTTACAACTCCAAACTGTTGCAATATGATCACTTCCACATATATCTTACCATTTCATTCCAACAATTAAAAACAGCAGAACAAATAAAGGAAAACCAACCAAAAATCCTGAGGAGGTCGCTCGTCTAAGTCGCTGAATTCGAGCAagatcagttggcgccgtctgtaGAAAACCTTGAGAATCGCCAGTTATTATGGAAGGTTCATCAAGGAGAAATGTAAGGCATTTCTcccatattttcttgtatacCCATCATActttatatcaattatatatcactgataaattatttttgtctaggCATTTAAACAGATTGAAACGTTGTTTTGACTACAAAAGAGAAGACAATTCTATCAGTTATAGgagaaatttttcattatgaaCAACCAGTATGTCTactaaatttacttaattatttgaaatagcatatattttacaagactaaatttacattatttcCAGATGTCATGCAATCACAATCAGTNNNNNNNNNNNNNNNNNNNNNNNNNNNNNNNNNNNNNNNNNNNNNNNNNNNNNNNNNNNNNNNNNNNNNNNNNNNNNNNNNNNNNNNNNNNNNNNNNNNNNNNNNNNNNNNNNNNNNNNNNNNNNNNNNNNNNNNNNNNNNNNNNNNNNNNNNNNNNNNNNNNNNNNNNNNNNNNNNNNNNNNNNNNNNNNNNNNNNNNNNNNNNNNNNNNNNNNNNNNNNNNNNNNNNNNNNNNNNNNNNNNNNNNNNNNNNNNNNNNNNNNNNNNNNNNNNNNNNNAAAACTAGAGGATGAAGGAGGCAAAagctttataaaaaataaaataaaatcgaaatttatagtttttttgttcaaaaactAATTTCTATCATCTCTTCACTTTTAGATATTTTCTCCttggagaaattattttaataatgttaaaattattttttacagaaatagaattgttttgaattttttatagatatagACAGAATTACGGTGCtgccatttttttatttaaaaaacaaaaattttagtgGCTCCACGATTTCAAATTGCGGTgccattttatatataagaaaaataatttaaagcaTAGCGATTAAAAATCgcattaataacaaattttaatagaactcattgtaatttactgaACGATGTTCCAACCATCAAATGTTAAGATTTTAGtttcagtttaaaaaaattcctaaCTTTATTATGTCAAgaaaaaatgtgtttgtttaaattttaataggaACATGAAAACGACCAATAAATCCAAATTGTAAAACCTTTTCTTctaaagaaaagagagaaaccCTGAGCAAACAACAGTTGGCCATGATATTGGTTAAGTTGCTGAAATAATAAACACGACTCTTCATCACTCTGCACTAAAGCAAGTGAACTGCTGCTGTTTTACTCTGCTTCAAGGCTGCAGCTGCTGTTGCTCTAATCTCAACATCCCCTCATAAGTTGAACGTGGGGAGAATGACACCAAGTTCAACTTGGACTTCATAGACTCAAAGACTGTACCAGACAAAGGCTTAGTGAATAGATTCGCCTATTGGTCCTTAGCAGCAGCATGAGTGGGAAGAACAAAGCCACTCTTAAACTTATCCCTTACTATGTGACAATCAATTTCCAAATATTTGGTCCTTTCATGAAATACAGGATTGGCTGTAATGTGAATAACAACTTTGTTATCACAAAAAAGTGGAATAGGCGTCCGAAGAGCAACATGAAGATCTTGTACAAGATAGTTAATCCAAGTAAGTTCACACACTGTTGAAGCTAGGCTCCTCTATTCCACCTCGGCAGTGGATTTGGACACTGTAGCCTGCTTCTTTGTCTTCCATGAAATAGGTGAATTGCCCAAAAAGATGCTGTTGCTCTAATTTCAACAGACCTTCGCATCCCTTCCGCACGTTAGCATATGCCTTGGATATTTCTAGGATACAACattgtgaattttgaattttaggtATATTTAGAGACAAAGTTCCTATGCCCCATGCATCCATAgttgtgagttgatcattcCAGTTGTTAATCACAGATGGAAAATATACATGCTGAGTATGAACTGCCAGTTTTTGCTTGTATGTGGGTATTGTGGACGATGAGCGTGATGGGTTTTGGTCAGGAGTAGTTGGAGGGTTCAGAAGGTAGAAGAGTTGGATTGATGGTATGTGGAGTATGGACTTCCTCCGCAGATGTAGAAGAAGGTCGACGGGGACAGAGAGATGTTGATTCGGTGAAAGACTTTCTACAGTTGGTTCTGTAATGGAGGAATGTTGCGAGAGAGAACTCATGGTTTTTTAACTTCTTTATTATCTCTTTCAGTAGCCATTATTCCCACTTTGTCATCTAATGCATTCATAGTATTGTCcacaaattcttatttatGCAGTGGGGGGACTTCACCACCTATGAAAATGGATGATTCTTCTTCATTAACATACactaaatatttgtaaaaataaaggagTTTTTTCAGTTGAAAGGATGTGTTCATTTTGATGTATAAGGCTTTGTTCTACGATTTATCCAAAGTGTATTAGAGTTATATAGTATTGTTGGGCTATTATATTCTAGTAggataaatgaaaaatgaaattattagacGGACGACAATGTTTTGAGGTGGTGAGTTTGAATTTCCTTAAGTAGAGCGAAATAACAACCCTTCAATcggaaattttatttgaatatttatattgtaatttgtacTATCTAAAGTAAATTTGCATGACTTTTGTGCATTTGTCGCAAACATTTGAGAGTTAtgttctcttctttttcaaaaCTACCGTGATACAATCCTTAATGTTACTGTACTGATAGGATCAGTGCATGTACTGATTGTTCACGCATATGATAATTCCAAAATGACATAACAAAAATGACAGGAGTGTAATCCATATTATTTTAGACTTTTTCATGTTAAAAAGTTTGTGTTCACACCGTTTTCCTGAAAAGAGtagaagaacaaaaagaaaagcgTAGTCCACAGGATGTAACTTTGGAAGACGGACATGTTTGAAACTTTGAAAGCGTCCATGCTCAATAAATATGCGCATGAGGGTGGTGGGTCACTCTCACTCACCCCATTGCACTCAAATGCACATCACAATATGGTAGTAACAGAGGGACCCTCCGTTCTCCAAACTCTTTAATTACCCCTACCCGAAAAGATCCGACTCCCCACCATttttacacacacaacacacaacgACGTGTTATCTCACTTCACTTTCACGCCACTCTTACGGCTGAAGTTTCCACCCTAAATCCAACAAAATGCCTAAAACTCAGCTACAAGTACAACCCTTTTGCACCCCACCCTTGATATTACTGTCTTTCTTGCAAATCCAGGTGGGAATCTGTAGTGGGATCTCAGTTTTGGAGGTAAATTCAGTGAAAGCTGGTGAATTGGCTGCAATGGTGAAAAGGGTTTGTGTAGGAAAAGTTGGTGATTGCTCAGAAGTGGCAGTAGAGGAGGAGATGATGGATTCTGAGAGCAATAGAAGGGTTC
This window encodes:
- the LOC105180233 gene encoding adenosylhomocysteinase-like, yielding MALLVEKTTSGREYKVKDMSQADFGRLEIELAEVEMPGLMSCRTEFGASQPFKGAKITGSLHMTIQTAVLIETLTALGAEVRWCSCNIFSTQDHAAAAIARDSAAVFAWKGETLQEYWWCTERALDWGPDGGPDLIVDDGGDATLLIHEGVKAEEEYAKSGKMPDPTSTDNAEFQIVLTIIRDGLKVDPKKYTKMKERLVGVSEETTTGVKRLYQMQANGSLLFPAINVNDSVTKSKFDNLYGCRHSLPDGLMRATDVMIAGKVGVVCGYGDVGKGCAAALKQAGARVIVTEIDPICALQALMEGYQVLTLEDVVSEADIFVTTTGNKDIIMVGHMRKMKNNAIICNIGHFDNEIDMQGLETYPGVKRITIKPQTDRWVFPDTKTGIIVLAEGRLMNLGCATGHPSFVMSCSFTNQVIAQLELWNERKSGKYEKKVYVLPKHLDEKVAALHLGKLGARLTKLSKDQADYISVPIEGPYKPPHYRY